In the Sarcophilus harrisii chromosome 1, mSarHar1.11, whole genome shotgun sequence genome, one interval contains:
- the FSBP gene encoding fibrinogen silencer-binding protein yields the protein MVGKARSSNFTLSEKLDLLKLVKPYVKILEEHTNKHSVIVEKNKCWDIIADKYNAVGVDRPPRTAQGLRTLYKRLKEYAKQELLQQKETLLDHRSSISEPTKKVVEMIPQISSVCLGRDKNYIQSANVDKEAHAGTSLPQVMLDHHPVAITVELDQEEDIKPPPSLIVDSQQNETLEQREEHELVHVMERASPSLSSVDTRMTLSPSSLPRRDEFFRHESGEHFRPLFGYDPQTLQMIKEEHQVILENQRKFGLYVQEKRDGLKRRQQLEEELLKAKIKVEKLRAIRLRRDLPEYNSV from the exons ATGGTTGGAAAGGCTAGATCTTCTAATTTTACCTTATCTGAAAAGCTTGATTTGCTAAAGCTGGTGAAGCCATATGTTAAAATTCTTGAAGAACACACTAATAAACATTCAGTAATAGTGGAAAAGAACAAATGCTGGGATATCATAGCAGATAAATATAATGCTGTTGGAGTAGATCGCCCTCCTCGTACAGCACAAGGCCTGCGTACCCTCTATAAAAGGCTCAAAGAATACGCCAAACAGGAGCTCTTGCAGCAAAAGGAGACTCTGTTAGATCATAGGAGCAGTATTTCTGAGCCAACCAAGAAAGTTGTGGAAATGATTCCCCAGATTTCCAGTGTGTGCCTAGGAAGAGACAAGAACTATATACAAAG TGCAAACGTGGATAAGGAAGCGCATGCAGGTACCAGTTTGCCACAGGTGATGTTGGATCACCATCCCGTTGCTATTACAGTGGAATTGGACCAAGAAGAAGATATTAAACCACCTCCTTCACTAATTGTAGATTCTCAACAGAATGAGACATTAGAGCAAAGAGAAGAACATGAACTTGTCCATGTTATGGAGAGAGCTTCACCTTCACTTTCCTCTGTTGATACAAGAATGACATTATCACCATCTTCTCTTCCAAGGAGAGATGAATTTTTTAGACATGAAAGTGGAGAACATTTTAGACCATTATTTGGATATGATCCACAAACATTGCAAATGATCAAGGAGGAGCATCAGgtaattttagaaaatcaaagaaaatttggaCTCTATGTTCAAGAAAAAAGGGATGGATTAAAGAGAAGGCAGCAACTTGAGGAAGAGCTtctaaaagcaaaaatcaaagtGGAGAAATTGAGAGCAATACGCCTAAGACGGGATCTTCCTGAATACAACAGTGtctaa